One stretch of Acidobacteriota bacterium DNA includes these proteins:
- a CDS encoding efflux RND transporter periplasmic adaptor subunit: protein VTTVQVGSQVSGTIYKLNADFNSHVKKGQVIAEIDPSIFQGQVLQARADLESARANLAAARANLEKSRANAAQAAADFARTQALAKEGVMSQQQLDVSRAATQSAAAQVSSDQSAIAQAQGQVSQKGAALQVAQTNLSHTVITAPIDGVVVARSVDVGQTVAASLQAPTLFTIAEDLTKMQVYAKTDESDVGQIRPGQRVSFKVDAFPNNTFYGQVLQVRMNPTTVQNVVTYDTIVNFDNPDNKLFPGMTAYVTIPVAQADDVLKIPNGALRYKPDMKPEEVRALYMKYGIDAGRTPQQQVKADRAQDAATTASGDSAAGGAGAGQGGGGRYQRPPAPGGGDTGGASGGAQAAGATMPQTRERRMDVAIVWKLMPDKSIVPVQFRTGITDHTVTELSQTLHGELKEGDEVITGSAKTSSGQSGTPRAPGAPGGGGQRR from the coding sequence CAGGGACAAGTGCTGCAAGCCCGCGCCGACTTGGAGAGCGCGCGCGCGAACCTGGCCGCGGCCCGAGCGAACCTGGAGAAATCGAGAGCCAACGCGGCGCAGGCGGCGGCGGACTTCGCCCGCACCCAGGCCCTGGCCAAGGAAGGCGTGATGAGCCAGCAGCAGCTCGACGTATCGCGTGCGGCAACGCAGTCGGCGGCGGCGCAGGTGAGCTCTGACCAGTCGGCCATCGCGCAGGCGCAAGGGCAGGTCTCGCAGAAGGGGGCGGCGCTACAAGTGGCGCAGACAAATCTGAGCCACACCGTGATCACCGCGCCCATCGATGGAGTCGTGGTCGCGCGCTCGGTGGACGTGGGACAGACCGTCGCCGCTTCGTTGCAGGCGCCCACGCTCTTCACCATCGCCGAAGACCTCACCAAGATGCAGGTCTATGCCAAGACCGACGAAAGCGACGTCGGCCAGATCCGCCCCGGTCAGCGCGTGAGCTTCAAGGTGGACGCGTTCCCGAACAACACTTTTTATGGCCAGGTGCTACAGGTCCGCATGAATCCCACCACCGTGCAGAACGTGGTCACCTACGACACCATCGTCAACTTCGATAATCCGGACAACAAACTCTTTCCCGGCATGACCGCGTACGTGACCATCCCAGTAGCGCAGGCAGACGATGTGCTGAAGATCCCCAACGGCGCGCTGCGTTACAAGCCGGACATGAAGCCGGAAGAAGTGCGCGCGCTCTATATGAAGTACGGCATCGACGCCGGGCGGACGCCGCAGCAGCAGGTAAAGGCAGACCGGGCGCAAGATGCCGCGACGACCGCATCGGGCGATTCCGCCGCAGGCGGCGCCGGCGCCGGCCAAGGTGGCGGCGGGCGGTATCAGCGTCCGCCAGCGCCAGGCGGTGGCGATACGGGCGGGGCTTCGGGTGGCGCCCAGGCCGCGGGTGCCACCATGCCGCAGACGCGCGAGCGCCGCATGGATGTTGCCATCGTGTGGAAGCTGATGCCGGATAAATCCATTGTGCCGGTGCAGTTCCGCACCGGCATCACCGATCACACCGTGACCGAGCTTTCGCAGACCTTGCACGGCGAGTTGAAGGAAGGCGATGAGGTCATCACCGGCTCGGCCAAGACGAGTAGCGGCCAGAGCGGAACGCCGCGCGCGCCGGGAGCTCCCGGCGGCGGCGGGCAACGCAGGTAG
- a CDS encoding ABC transporter ATP-binding protein yields MIQIIDVHKIYQMGEQQVHALRGVSAEIKRGEFVAIMGASGSGKSTFMNILGCLDKPSSGQYLLEGVDVSGLTKGELARIRNKKIGFVFQGFNLLSRTTALENTELPTLYAQLPKEEREKRAREALAMVGLAEREDHFPSQLSGGQQQRVAIARALVNRPAILLADEPTGNLDSRTAVEIMDIFQKLNEERSITIVLVTHETDIAQFAKRNIIFRDGKIKKDDHVPDRPRAAEVLRTMPTIED; encoded by the coding sequence GTGATCCAGATCATCGACGTCCACAAGATCTACCAGATGGGCGAGCAGCAGGTACACGCGCTGCGCGGCGTCTCCGCGGAGATCAAGCGGGGCGAGTTCGTCGCCATCATGGGCGCGAGCGGCAGCGGCAAGTCCACCTTCATGAACATCCTGGGCTGCCTCGATAAGCCCAGCTCCGGACAATATCTGCTCGAGGGCGTGGACGTTTCCGGGTTGACCAAGGGCGAGCTGGCCAGGATCCGCAACAAGAAGATCGGCTTCGTCTTCCAGGGATTCAACTTGCTCTCGCGCACCACCGCGCTCGAGAACACCGAACTGCCCACGCTCTACGCGCAGCTGCCCAAAGAAGAGCGCGAGAAGCGGGCGCGGGAAGCGCTCGCCATGGTGGGACTGGCGGAGCGCGAAGATCACTTCCCTTCGCAACTCTCCGGCGGGCAGCAGCAGCGCGTGGCCATCGCGCGCGCGCTGGTGAACCGCCCGGCCATCCTGCTGGCAGACGAGCCCACCGGCAACCTCGACAGCCGCACCGCAGTCGAGATCATGGACATCTTCCAGAAGTTGAACGAAGAGCGCAGCATCACCATCGTGCTGGTGACGCACGAGACCGACATCGCGCAGTTCGCCAAACGCAACATCATCTTCCGCGACGGCAAGATCAAGAAAGACGACCACGTGCCCGACCGGCCACGCGCCGCCGAAGTGCTGCGCACCATGC